Proteins from a genomic interval of Pogoniulus pusillus isolate bPogPus1 chromosome 30, bPogPus1.pri, whole genome shotgun sequence:
- the GOLGA3 gene encoding golgin subfamily A member 3 isoform X2, with amino-acid sequence MDSLSVQQDVHLENRSSNGAPSSSEEFSDLPVATDEINTTSINITEVPNDEGSLERTSKADACQNGPESHYPNSPVSFDPTSSAQGQELSAGSAESSLPLEKEEQIRLQARRRLEEQLKQYRVKRHQERSNQSASKNRPSSTLDPELMLNPEILPRASTVAMTKEYSFLRTSVPRGPKLGSLGLPASSKERRSSKSKPSKVRSLADYRSEDSGTGNAAGNFVATDLSSGTLKQSRSGPTSVVSEISLPSDMDDRIETSSLAGDSVSELDGSEAGMRLDGNESDSSTYSSVSGKGLYNSFQNAEGKQGIPYTINGQKIHPDAMGQFPSISEVLQAAAVEHQAREQEVNGEVRSRRDSISSSVSMESSIAGTHDEMLQVLKEKMRLEGQLEALSLEANQALKEKTELQAQLAALNTRLQAQVEHSQSSQQKQESLSSEVATLKQSCWDLERAMADLQSTLEAKNASLAASNNDLQLAEEQYQRLLLKVEDMQKNVLTRDSTVHDLRQQLASLQNQLQKVQLERTMLTNKLKASETEITSLQNVRQWYQQQLVLAQEARVRLQSEMANIQAGQMTQAGMLEHLKLENVTLSQQLTETQHRSIKEKERIAAQLQNIEADMLDQEAAFMQIQEAKTMVEEDLQRKLEEFEDEREQLQKMADSAATLEQELNEVKLTLQQRDQQLESLQQEHLDLMKQFTLTQETLQTKEQSLDDLQTQYDELKARLEEFQSDATSKDDMIQYLQKEKIVLEVALQAAKASKEQLDEGATRLGEDAEVASEILEQLRQEIAVKSSQVENLQQENASLKKQVQKVKEQFLQQKVMVEAYRRDASSKDQLISELKATKKRLDSEVKELKRELMKIQAEKQSLESEHSKLQKEVSQVHQQMMEIENQLQSVQRERDDLETRLQSLQFDKEQMASLAEANQALKQQVEQMQEEAKKAITEQKQKMKRLGSDLTSAQKEMKAKHKAYENAVGILSRRLQESLTAKESAEAELSKLKAQITDGGNNQVAQERIQALETELQAVSSSKLMLEKELQEVISLTSQELEEYREKVLELEDELQESRGFRKKIKRLEEMNKKLALELEHERGKLTGLSQSNAALREHNNILETALAKREADLVQLNLQVQAVLKRKEEEDQQMQQLIQALQASLEKEKAKVKDLKKQEAAAKADAAHNRRHYRAAMLELSEIKKDLHAKELLVQALQAEVDKLQTEDEKHSQEVSQFQQELAEARSQLQLLQKKLDDKLSEQPVVSQEVEDLKWEVEQKEREIESLKQQLDMSEQRSHKELEGIQVVLQNIKAELEVVREDLSVTQKDKFMLQAKVTELKNSMKSLLQQNQQLKSDLKQGKMKKRKELKGENNSSNPVTPVKIPDCPVPAALLEELLKPTAVSKEPLKNLNSCLRQLKQEMDSLQRQMEEHTITVHESMSSWTQIEGQLMDLTSASPATATDQQEIPTVDEKKQNCSVSDKEALTL; translated from the exons ATGGACTCCTTGTCTGTCCAGCAGGATGTTCACTTGGAGAACAGAAGCAGTAATGGGGCTCCTAGCAGCTCTGAAGAGTTCTCAGATTTGCCTGTTGCAACAGATGAAATTAACA CTACCAGTATTAACATCACAGAAGTGCCAAATGACGAGGGAAGTCTGGAGAGGACCAGCAAAGCGGACGCCTGCCAGAATGGGCCAGAATCACACTACCCCAACTCTCCTGTGTCGTTTGACCCCACCAGCAGTGCACAGGGTCAAGAGTTGTCTGCAG GCTCAGCAGAATCTTCACTTCCATTGGAGAAAGAAGAACAAATAAGACTTCAAGCAAGAAGACGGCTGGAAGAACAGCTCAAACAATACAGAGTGAAGAGGCATCAGGAGAGA tCGAATCAGTCTGCATCCAAGAACCGACCCTCCAGCACCCTAGATCCTGAGCTGATGCTAAACCCAGAAATCTTGCCTAGAGCCAGCACTGTAGCAATGACAAAAGAGTACTCCTTTCTGCGGACCAGTGTCCCCAGGGGGCCAAAGCTGGGTAGCTTGGGACTTCCAGCATCATCAAAAGAGAGAAGAAGTTCAAAATCTAAGCCCAGTAAGGTCCGGTCTTTGGCTGACTACAGAAGTGAAGATTCAGGCACTGGAAATGCTGCTGGGAATTTTGTGGCTACAGATTTATCTAGTGGGACTCTGAAGCAAAGTAGAAGTGGCCCAACATCAGTTGTGTCTGAGATTAGTCTGCCCTCTGACATGGATGATCGAATAGAGACTTCCTCCTTGGCAGGAGACAGTGTTTCAGAGCTTGATGGGAGTGAAGCAGGAATGAGGCTGGATGGCAATGAGAGCGACAGCTCTACCTACAGCAGTGTCTCAGGAAAGGGCCTGTATAACAGTTTCCAGAATGCAGAAGGCAAACAGGGTATTCCATATACAATAAATGGTCAGAAGATACATCCTGATGCAATGGGGCAGTTTCCTTCCATCAgtgaggtgctgcaggctgcagcagtggagcATCAGGCCCGAGAACAAGAAGTTAACGGGGAGGTCCGGAGCAGGAGAGACAGTATTTCTAGCAG TGTTTCTATGGAAAGCTCCATCGCAGGAACTCACGACGAAATGTTGCAGGTTCTGAAGGAGAAGATGAGACTTGAAGGGCAACTAGAAGCACTCTCACTAGAAGCTAATCAG GCTCtcaaagagaagactgagctACAAGCACAACTTGCAGCTTTGAACACGAGACTCCAGGCACAGGTGGAACACAGCCAAAGTAGCCAACAGAAGCAGGAATCTCTGAGCTCAGAAGTAGCCACATTAAAGCAGTCCTGCTGGGATCTGGAGCGAGCAATGGCTGACCTGCAGAGCACCTTAGAAGCAAAGAATGCTAGCTTGGCTGCTTCAAATAATGATTTGCAGTTAGCAGAGGAGCAGTACCAAAGACTCCTACTGAAGGTTGAAGATATGCAGAAAAATGTTCTcaccagagacagcacag TTCATGATCTGCGCCAGCAGCTGGCATCATTGCAGAATCAGCTGCAGAAGGTGCAGCTGGAGCGGACCATGCTGACCAACAAGCTGAAGGCCTCTGAAACAGAAATCACTTCGCTCCAAAACGTGCGGCAGTGGTACCAGCAGCAGCTCGTGCTAGCACAGGAGGCCCGTGTCAGGCTGCAGAGTGAGATGGCCAATATACAG GCTGGGCAAATGACTCAAGCAGGAATGTTGGAACATCTTAAACTAGAGAACGTGACACTGTCTCAGCAGCTGACTGAAACCCAGCACAGGTCCATTAAAGAAAAGGAACGTattgcagcacagctgcaaaaTATTGAG GCCGACATGTTAGATCAAGAAGCTGCCTTCATGCAGATCCAGGAGGCTAAAACCATGGTGGAAGAAGACTTGCAGAGAAAACTAGAGGAGTTTGAGGATGAGAGAGAACAGCTTCAGAAAATGGCTGATTCTGCAGCTACACTGGAACAAGAACTGAATGAG GTGAAGTTGACTTTGCAACAGCGAGATCAGCAGCTTGAGTCTTTGCAGCAAGAGCACTTAGACCTCATGAAGCAATTCACTCTGACCCAAGAGACGCTGCAGACCAAAGAGCAGTCCCTGGATGACCTGCAAACACAGTATGATGAACTGAAGGCCAGATTAGAAGAGTTCCAAAGTGATGCTACTTCCAAAGATGACATGATTCAGTATTTACAGAAGGAGAAGATTGTCTTGGAAgtagctctgcaggcagcaaaagCAAGCAAGGAGCAACTTGATGAAGGAGCAACGCGCCTTGGAGAAGATGCTGAAGTAGCATCAGAAATATTGGAACAACTGAGGCAAGAAATAGCAGTCAAGTCAAGTCAG GTGGAAAATCTACAACAAGAAAATGCCAGCCTTAAAAAACAGGTTCAGAAAGTGAAGGAACAGTTCCTACAGCAGAAG GTAATGGTGGAAGCTTACCGAAGAGATGCAAGCTCTAAGGACCAGCTGATCAGTGAACTGAAAGCTACCAAAAAACGTCTGGACTCAGAAGTGAAAGAGTTAAAACGAGAGCTAATGAAAATTCAGGCTGAAAAACAGTCACTGGAATCTGAACATTCCAAACTACAGAAGGAAGTATCTCAGGTTCACCAGCAGATGATGGAAATAGAAAATCAACTTCAGTCAGTGCAGAGAGAACGAGATGATTTGGAAACACGCCTACAG TCTTTGCAGTTTGATAAGGAACAAATGGCGTCTCTTGCTGAGGCAAATCAGGCGTTAAAACAGCAAGTAGAGCAAATGCAAGAGGAAGCAAAAAA GGCCATTACTGagcagaaacagaaaatgaagcGTCTGGGGTCAGATCTGACGAGCGCTCAGAAAGAGATGAAAGCAAAGCATAAAGCCTATGAGAATGCAGTCGGCATTCTCAGCCGGCGGCTGCAGGAAtccctcactgcaaaggaaTCTGCTGAAGCTGAGTTGAGCAAACTAAAAGCACAGATCACTGATGGTGGAAacaaccaggttgctcaa GAGAGGATCCAAGCTCTGGAGACAGAATTGCAAGCTGTTAGCAGCAGTAAATTGATGCTGGAAAAAGAGCTGCAGGAAGTGATTTCACTTACCAGCCAGGAGCTCGAAGAATACAGAGAGAAAGTGCTGGAGCTTGAGGATGAG CTTCAGGAATCCAGAGGCTTCAGAAAGAAGATAAAACGTCTAGAAGAAATGAATAAGAAGTTGGCCCTTGAACTGGAGCATGAACGTGGAAAACTTACAGGTCTTAGTCAGTCCAACGCTGCTTTGCGGGAGCACAACAACATCCTTGAAACAGCCTTAGCAAAAAGAGAAGCAGATTTGGTCCAACTCAATCTGCAG GTTCAGGCAGTCCTGAAAcggaaagaggaagaagatcaGCAAATGCAGCAACTGATTCAAGCTTTACAGGCTTCcttagagaaagaaaaggcaaaagtgAAAGACCTTAAGAAGCAG gaggcagcagccaaaGCGGATGCAGCACATAACCGCCGTCATTACAGAGCTGCTATGCTTGAGCTTAGTGAAATCAAGAAAGACCTACATGCCAAAGAACTGCTTGTCCAAGCCCTGCAGGCTGAAGTGGACAAACTGCA GACAGAGGATGAAAAACATTCCCAAGAAGTATCACAGTTTCAGCAAGAGCTGGCAGAAGCCAGGTCTCAGCTCCAACTTCTGCAGAAAAAGCTGGATGACAAGCTTAGTGAACAGCCTGTAGTAAGCCAAGAG GTGGAAGACCTCAAGTGGGAAGtagaacaaaaagaaagagaaattgaAAGCCTGAAGCAGCAGTTGGATATGAGTGAGCAGCGCAGCCACAAGGAGTTAGAAGGGATACAAGTTGTCTTGCAG AATATCAAGGCTGAGTTGGAAGTGGTGAGGGAAGACCTGTCAGTGACGCAGAAGGATAAGTTTATGCTGCAGGCTAAAGTGACTGAACTGAAGAACAGCATGAAGtcgctgctgcagcagaaccaGCAACTGAAGTCGGACCTGAAGCAGGGCAAGATGAAGAAG AGGAAGGAACTGAAAGGAGAGAATAACTCTTCAAATCCTGTGACTCCAGTCAAGATTCCTGattgcccagtgcctgcagccttgctggAAGAACTGCTGAAGCCAACAGCTGTGAGCAAGGAGCCTTTAAAAAATCTGAACAGCTGTCTCCGGCAATTGAA GCAAGAAATGGACAGCCTTCAACGCCAAATGGAGGAACACACCATCACAGTACACGAATCAATGTCTTCGTGGACTCAGATTGAGGGGCAGTTAATGGACCTTACCTCTGCCAGTCCTGCAACTGCAACAGACCAGCAGGAGATCCCTACTGTAGatgaaaagaaacagaattGTAGCGTTAGTGACAAGGAAGCTTTGACACTATAA
- the GOLGA3 gene encoding golgin subfamily A member 3 isoform X1, translating to MDSLSVQQDVHLENRSSNGAPSSSEEFSDLPVATDEINTTSINITEVPNDEGSLERTSKADACQNGPESHYPNSPVSFDPTSSAQGQELSAGVTGFHDSLRKSQGTSAEGIVLRKEALQSLKLSLPMQETELCSAESSLPLEKEEQIRLQARRRLEEQLKQYRVKRHQERSNQSASKNRPSSTLDPELMLNPEILPRASTVAMTKEYSFLRTSVPRGPKLGSLGLPASSKERRSSKSKPSKVRSLADYRSEDSGTGNAAGNFVATDLSSGTLKQSRSGPTSVVSEISLPSDMDDRIETSSLAGDSVSELDGSEAGMRLDGNESDSSTYSSVSGKGLYNSFQNAEGKQGIPYTINGQKIHPDAMGQFPSISEVLQAAAVEHQAREQEVNGEVRSRRDSISSSVSMESSIAGTHDEMLQVLKEKMRLEGQLEALSLEANQALKEKTELQAQLAALNTRLQAQVEHSQSSQQKQESLSSEVATLKQSCWDLERAMADLQSTLEAKNASLAASNNDLQLAEEQYQRLLLKVEDMQKNVLTRDSTVHDLRQQLASLQNQLQKVQLERTMLTNKLKASETEITSLQNVRQWYQQQLVLAQEARVRLQSEMANIQAGQMTQAGMLEHLKLENVTLSQQLTETQHRSIKEKERIAAQLQNIEADMLDQEAAFMQIQEAKTMVEEDLQRKLEEFEDEREQLQKMADSAATLEQELNEVKLTLQQRDQQLESLQQEHLDLMKQFTLTQETLQTKEQSLDDLQTQYDELKARLEEFQSDATSKDDMIQYLQKEKIVLEVALQAAKASKEQLDEGATRLGEDAEVASEILEQLRQEIAVKSSQVENLQQENASLKKQVQKVKEQFLQQKVMVEAYRRDASSKDQLISELKATKKRLDSEVKELKRELMKIQAEKQSLESEHSKLQKEVSQVHQQMMEIENQLQSVQRERDDLETRLQSLQFDKEQMASLAEANQALKQQVEQMQEEAKKAITEQKQKMKRLGSDLTSAQKEMKAKHKAYENAVGILSRRLQESLTAKESAEAELSKLKAQITDGGNNQVAQERIQALETELQAVSSSKLMLEKELQEVISLTSQELEEYREKVLELEDELQESRGFRKKIKRLEEMNKKLALELEHERGKLTGLSQSNAALREHNNILETALAKREADLVQLNLQVQAVLKRKEEEDQQMQQLIQALQASLEKEKAKVKDLKKQEAAAKADAAHNRRHYRAAMLELSEIKKDLHAKELLVQALQAEVDKLQTEDEKHSQEVSQFQQELAEARSQLQLLQKKLDDKLSEQPVVSQEVEDLKWEVEQKEREIESLKQQLDMSEQRSHKELEGIQVVLQNIKAELEVVREDLSVTQKDKFMLQAKVTELKNSMKSLLQQNQQLKSDLKQGKMKKRKELKGENNSSNPVTPVKIPDCPVPAALLEELLKPTAVSKEPLKNLNSCLRQLKQEMDSLQRQMEEHTITVHESMSSWTQIEGQLMDLTSASPATATDQQEIPTVDEKKQNCSVSDKEALTL from the exons ATGGACTCCTTGTCTGTCCAGCAGGATGTTCACTTGGAGAACAGAAGCAGTAATGGGGCTCCTAGCAGCTCTGAAGAGTTCTCAGATTTGCCTGTTGCAACAGATGAAATTAACA CTACCAGTATTAACATCACAGAAGTGCCAAATGACGAGGGAAGTCTGGAGAGGACCAGCAAAGCGGACGCCTGCCAGAATGGGCCAGAATCACACTACCCCAACTCTCCTGTGTCGTTTGACCCCACCAGCAGTGCACAGGGTCAAGAGTTGTCTGCAGGTGTGACTGGTTTCCATGACAGCCTAAGGAAGTCTCAGGGAACTAGTGCTGAGGGCATAGTTCTTAGAAAAGAAGCTTTGCAGTCTCTCAAACTAAGTCTTCCCATGCAAGAAACTGAATTGT GCTCAGCAGAATCTTCACTTCCATTGGAGAAAGAAGAACAAATAAGACTTCAAGCAAGAAGACGGCTGGAAGAACAGCTCAAACAATACAGAGTGAAGAGGCATCAGGAGAGA tCGAATCAGTCTGCATCCAAGAACCGACCCTCCAGCACCCTAGATCCTGAGCTGATGCTAAACCCAGAAATCTTGCCTAGAGCCAGCACTGTAGCAATGACAAAAGAGTACTCCTTTCTGCGGACCAGTGTCCCCAGGGGGCCAAAGCTGGGTAGCTTGGGACTTCCAGCATCATCAAAAGAGAGAAGAAGTTCAAAATCTAAGCCCAGTAAGGTCCGGTCTTTGGCTGACTACAGAAGTGAAGATTCAGGCACTGGAAATGCTGCTGGGAATTTTGTGGCTACAGATTTATCTAGTGGGACTCTGAAGCAAAGTAGAAGTGGCCCAACATCAGTTGTGTCTGAGATTAGTCTGCCCTCTGACATGGATGATCGAATAGAGACTTCCTCCTTGGCAGGAGACAGTGTTTCAGAGCTTGATGGGAGTGAAGCAGGAATGAGGCTGGATGGCAATGAGAGCGACAGCTCTACCTACAGCAGTGTCTCAGGAAAGGGCCTGTATAACAGTTTCCAGAATGCAGAAGGCAAACAGGGTATTCCATATACAATAAATGGTCAGAAGATACATCCTGATGCAATGGGGCAGTTTCCTTCCATCAgtgaggtgctgcaggctgcagcagtggagcATCAGGCCCGAGAACAAGAAGTTAACGGGGAGGTCCGGAGCAGGAGAGACAGTATTTCTAGCAG TGTTTCTATGGAAAGCTCCATCGCAGGAACTCACGACGAAATGTTGCAGGTTCTGAAGGAGAAGATGAGACTTGAAGGGCAACTAGAAGCACTCTCACTAGAAGCTAATCAG GCTCtcaaagagaagactgagctACAAGCACAACTTGCAGCTTTGAACACGAGACTCCAGGCACAGGTGGAACACAGCCAAAGTAGCCAACAGAAGCAGGAATCTCTGAGCTCAGAAGTAGCCACATTAAAGCAGTCCTGCTGGGATCTGGAGCGAGCAATGGCTGACCTGCAGAGCACCTTAGAAGCAAAGAATGCTAGCTTGGCTGCTTCAAATAATGATTTGCAGTTAGCAGAGGAGCAGTACCAAAGACTCCTACTGAAGGTTGAAGATATGCAGAAAAATGTTCTcaccagagacagcacag TTCATGATCTGCGCCAGCAGCTGGCATCATTGCAGAATCAGCTGCAGAAGGTGCAGCTGGAGCGGACCATGCTGACCAACAAGCTGAAGGCCTCTGAAACAGAAATCACTTCGCTCCAAAACGTGCGGCAGTGGTACCAGCAGCAGCTCGTGCTAGCACAGGAGGCCCGTGTCAGGCTGCAGAGTGAGATGGCCAATATACAG GCTGGGCAAATGACTCAAGCAGGAATGTTGGAACATCTTAAACTAGAGAACGTGACACTGTCTCAGCAGCTGACTGAAACCCAGCACAGGTCCATTAAAGAAAAGGAACGTattgcagcacagctgcaaaaTATTGAG GCCGACATGTTAGATCAAGAAGCTGCCTTCATGCAGATCCAGGAGGCTAAAACCATGGTGGAAGAAGACTTGCAGAGAAAACTAGAGGAGTTTGAGGATGAGAGAGAACAGCTTCAGAAAATGGCTGATTCTGCAGCTACACTGGAACAAGAACTGAATGAG GTGAAGTTGACTTTGCAACAGCGAGATCAGCAGCTTGAGTCTTTGCAGCAAGAGCACTTAGACCTCATGAAGCAATTCACTCTGACCCAAGAGACGCTGCAGACCAAAGAGCAGTCCCTGGATGACCTGCAAACACAGTATGATGAACTGAAGGCCAGATTAGAAGAGTTCCAAAGTGATGCTACTTCCAAAGATGACATGATTCAGTATTTACAGAAGGAGAAGATTGTCTTGGAAgtagctctgcaggcagcaaaagCAAGCAAGGAGCAACTTGATGAAGGAGCAACGCGCCTTGGAGAAGATGCTGAAGTAGCATCAGAAATATTGGAACAACTGAGGCAAGAAATAGCAGTCAAGTCAAGTCAG GTGGAAAATCTACAACAAGAAAATGCCAGCCTTAAAAAACAGGTTCAGAAAGTGAAGGAACAGTTCCTACAGCAGAAG GTAATGGTGGAAGCTTACCGAAGAGATGCAAGCTCTAAGGACCAGCTGATCAGTGAACTGAAAGCTACCAAAAAACGTCTGGACTCAGAAGTGAAAGAGTTAAAACGAGAGCTAATGAAAATTCAGGCTGAAAAACAGTCACTGGAATCTGAACATTCCAAACTACAGAAGGAAGTATCTCAGGTTCACCAGCAGATGATGGAAATAGAAAATCAACTTCAGTCAGTGCAGAGAGAACGAGATGATTTGGAAACACGCCTACAG TCTTTGCAGTTTGATAAGGAACAAATGGCGTCTCTTGCTGAGGCAAATCAGGCGTTAAAACAGCAAGTAGAGCAAATGCAAGAGGAAGCAAAAAA GGCCATTACTGagcagaaacagaaaatgaagcGTCTGGGGTCAGATCTGACGAGCGCTCAGAAAGAGATGAAAGCAAAGCATAAAGCCTATGAGAATGCAGTCGGCATTCTCAGCCGGCGGCTGCAGGAAtccctcactgcaaaggaaTCTGCTGAAGCTGAGTTGAGCAAACTAAAAGCACAGATCACTGATGGTGGAAacaaccaggttgctcaa GAGAGGATCCAAGCTCTGGAGACAGAATTGCAAGCTGTTAGCAGCAGTAAATTGATGCTGGAAAAAGAGCTGCAGGAAGTGATTTCACTTACCAGCCAGGAGCTCGAAGAATACAGAGAGAAAGTGCTGGAGCTTGAGGATGAG CTTCAGGAATCCAGAGGCTTCAGAAAGAAGATAAAACGTCTAGAAGAAATGAATAAGAAGTTGGCCCTTGAACTGGAGCATGAACGTGGAAAACTTACAGGTCTTAGTCAGTCCAACGCTGCTTTGCGGGAGCACAACAACATCCTTGAAACAGCCTTAGCAAAAAGAGAAGCAGATTTGGTCCAACTCAATCTGCAG GTTCAGGCAGTCCTGAAAcggaaagaggaagaagatcaGCAAATGCAGCAACTGATTCAAGCTTTACAGGCTTCcttagagaaagaaaaggcaaaagtgAAAGACCTTAAGAAGCAG gaggcagcagccaaaGCGGATGCAGCACATAACCGCCGTCATTACAGAGCTGCTATGCTTGAGCTTAGTGAAATCAAGAAAGACCTACATGCCAAAGAACTGCTTGTCCAAGCCCTGCAGGCTGAAGTGGACAAACTGCA GACAGAGGATGAAAAACATTCCCAAGAAGTATCACAGTTTCAGCAAGAGCTGGCAGAAGCCAGGTCTCAGCTCCAACTTCTGCAGAAAAAGCTGGATGACAAGCTTAGTGAACAGCCTGTAGTAAGCCAAGAG GTGGAAGACCTCAAGTGGGAAGtagaacaaaaagaaagagaaattgaAAGCCTGAAGCAGCAGTTGGATATGAGTGAGCAGCGCAGCCACAAGGAGTTAGAAGGGATACAAGTTGTCTTGCAG AATATCAAGGCTGAGTTGGAAGTGGTGAGGGAAGACCTGTCAGTGACGCAGAAGGATAAGTTTATGCTGCAGGCTAAAGTGACTGAACTGAAGAACAGCATGAAGtcgctgctgcagcagaaccaGCAACTGAAGTCGGACCTGAAGCAGGGCAAGATGAAGAAG AGGAAGGAACTGAAAGGAGAGAATAACTCTTCAAATCCTGTGACTCCAGTCAAGATTCCTGattgcccagtgcctgcagccttgctggAAGAACTGCTGAAGCCAACAGCTGTGAGCAAGGAGCCTTTAAAAAATCTGAACAGCTGTCTCCGGCAATTGAA GCAAGAAATGGACAGCCTTCAACGCCAAATGGAGGAACACACCATCACAGTACACGAATCAATGTCTTCGTGGACTCAGATTGAGGGGCAGTTAATGGACCTTACCTCTGCCAGTCCTGCAACTGCAACAGACCAGCAGGAGATCCCTACTGTAGatgaaaagaaacagaattGTAGCGTTAGTGACAAGGAAGCTTTGACACTATAA